The Synechococcales cyanobacterium T60_A2020_003 genome includes the window GCTATGTTGTTGCCTTCCGTCCCCGTTGGCTGAGCAAAATTCCATTAGTCGATCGCATATTCATGGCTCGCTTTCTGAAGCGTCCCATCCCTGCCGCTGAACGGATTGCGTTTCTGGATGATTTCCTACAGGCTGATTATGATGCCGCGATGGGAACGATTTTTACCTCTGTTAGCAAAAAAGCAACGGAGGTCATGCCCCAAGAATTTCAGCGCCTAACCGTGCCTACCCTGCTCGTATCGGGACAGTACGATCAAATCATTCCAGCAGAGATGGGCGCACAGGCTGCCAGTTTGAGCGAGCGCGTTCAGCACATTATCATCCCCAATACATCCCATTTTCCGATGCTGGAAGATGAACCGACCTACTTAGAGACTATTAATTCATTTCTAGGTCGCACGTCCTCTCAAAGCGACGGAAAGAAAATTTTCATATAGCTCGAAATCAATACATTCCCAAAGAGCGCACTGATCGCCGCACCAATGGCTAAGAACGGACCGAAGGGAATGGGTTGTCGTCGGCTAATCCAGCCTTGGGCAATGCCAATACCACCAACCACTGAACCCAAGAGACAAGCTAAAAATCCCGTCAACAACAGCAATTGCCAACTTGTCCAAGCTCCAATCATAGCCGCTAGCTTTGCGTCCCCTCCGCCCATCGCGGTTTGACCAAAAGCCATCGACGCGCCCAGGGTAATCAAATCAAACAGCCATAACCCTAAAACCGCTGCAAAAATGCCTCCCATGAGCTGGGTCACGGCCCCCGCAATCGTCCCGGTCAGCGATAGTCCTAGAATGACCTGAAACAATAGACCAATAACCAAACCTGACCGAGTAAGTGCATTGGGTAACGTCATCGTATCGACATCGATGATCGCTAGACTGATCAGCCAACACAGGAGTACCCAGCCTCCCAAGGTGGGTAACGACCATCCAAACTTGGAATAAACCAGCAGAAATAAGGTTCCGGTCAGAGCTTCCACAATTGGATATCGAATCGAAATTGGAGTCTTGCAAAACCGACATTTTCCCTTGAGCCAGATCCATCCCAGAATTGGAACGTTGTCATATTTCCGAAGCTGCCGTAGGCAAGTTGGACAGCGAGAAGGCGGATAAATTAGGGATAAGCCAGCCGGAATTCGATAGATCACAACATTGAGAAAACTCCCAAAGCACGATCCCAACACAAATACAAACACTGAAAATAACGTTGCACTGAGAAGCGATAGCAGATCCATAGTGCTAAAAAAATGCAGCGGTTAGCGGTCAATCCATCCATGCAGCAATCCACCAAGGATTCCCGCAACCACAATATAGTACAGCGAAGGCTCCGTAGACTGTCGAATCAGCGAGCTTTCTCGCCCTAGCAATCCAACTGTTACGGCTGCCACCATGTTGGATACACAAATCATATTTCCGGTAGACGCTCCTGTATACTCTGCGTTGCTAGCCTCAGAGAGATTGACCCTAGCAGATCTGTCATACTAAACAGACCTAGGGGCAACAATCATGGTGCTGACGGTGACGCTTCCCGCTACGAACACCTCAATGTATTGCACAAACTATTAATTTCCTCGGATCTGGACAGGCATCACTAAGTAGGTCATCTTCGCCCCTCCTAAGGGAGAAATAATGGAAGGACTCGTGGATGTATTGAACTGCATTTGGACTTCATTGGACGTAAAGACTTTCAATCCATCCAAGAGGTAGACCACATTAAACGCAACTTCTAGATCATCCCCCGAAATCTGAGCTGAGACCACCTCACGCGCACTACCCACGTCTTGGGCATCCACCGAGACCACCAACTCTTGGCGCGTTGTGTCTAACGACAGCTTAACGATGCTGTTTTTTTGAATTGCGAGCACTGCAATCCGTTCTAACGCACCAATGAACGCACGACGCTCTAACGTCATCTGCACCGAAAACTGGCGCGGAATCAGTTGTCGATAATTGGGATACTGACCATCTAGTAATCGGCTGGTGAGTCGTCGCTGATCCCATTCAACCGTAAGCTGCCCTTGGTCAAAGCGAACGGCGATC containing:
- a CDS encoding L-lactate permease encodes the protein MICVSNMVAAVTVGLLGRESSLIRQSTEPSLYYIVVAGILGGLLHGWIDR
- a CDS encoding prepilin peptidase, translating into MDLLSLLSATLFSVFVFVLGSCFGSFLNVVIYRIPAGLSLIYPPSRCPTCLRQLRKYDNVPILGWIWLKGKCRFCKTPISIRYPIVEALTGTLFLLVYSKFGWSLPTLGGWVLLCWLISLAIIDVDTMTLPNALTRSGLVIGLLFQVILGLSLTGTIAGAVTQLMGGIFAAVLGLWLFDLITLGASMAFGQTAMGGGDAKLAAMIGAWTSWQLLLLTGFLACLLGSVVGGIGIAQGWISRRQPIPFGPFLAIGAAISALFGNVLISSYMKIFFPSL